A window of the Henckelia pumila isolate YLH828 chromosome 3, ASM3356847v2, whole genome shotgun sequence genome harbors these coding sequences:
- the LOC140892581 gene encoding pectinesterase inhibitor 6-like isoform X2: protein MMLAHFKPFSPSKQLAWILILSCCLASQNGNGDKYTIDACSVTPYRDLCVRSLASFSNEAKQDPSKWARAGVSVTIGEAKKVARSLANLKQNGSRGFVARARDRMAIADCVECFQDALDNLHESLDVLRNLSVVQFGSQMEDVITWISAALTDEDTCLDGFDQEKGKHLAFVLNCVSKTSYMTSNALALVNKLATTGPGSLAYGLKHRRR from the coding sequence ATGATGTTGGCGCATTTTAAACCCTTTTCGCCATCGAAGCAACTAGCGTggatactcatactttcgtgcTGTTTGGCATCCCAAAATGGAAATGGGGATAAGTACACCATCGATGCATGTAGCGTCACACCATATCGCGATCTTTGCGTCCGTTCCCTCGCATCCTTTTCGAACGAAGCGAAACAGGACCCTAGCAAATGGGCTCGTGCGGGCGTGTCCGTAACCATTGGAGAAGCCAAGAAAGTTGCCAGGTCCTTGGCAAATCTGAAGCAAAATGGGAGTCGTGGATTTGTGGCAAGAGCAAGAGACAGGATGGCCATTGCGGACTGCGTCGAATGCTTTCAAGACGCGCTGGATAACCTTCACGAGTCGCTCGACGTGCTGAGAAACCTCAGTGTGGTGCAGTTCGGTTCTCAGATGGAGGATGTGATTACTTGGATCAGTGCTGCTCTTACTGATGAAGATACTTGTTTGGATGGATTCGATCAAGAAAAGGGGAAGCACCTTGCTTTCGTGCTAAACTGCGTGTCGAAAACGAGTTACATGACTAGTAATGCTCTAGCTCTTGTTAACAAACTGGCGACCACGGGTCCGGGAAGCTTAGCTTATGGTTTGAAACACAGGAGAAG
- the LOC140892581 gene encoding pectinesterase inhibitor 6-like isoform X3 — protein MMLAHFKPFSPSKQLAWILILSCCLASQNGNGDKYTIDACSVTPYRDLCVRSLASFSNEAKQDPSKWARAGVSVTIGEAKKVARSLANLKQNGSRGFVARARDRMAIADCVECFQDALDNLHESLDVLRNLSVVQFGSQMEDVITWISAALTDEDTCLDGFDQEKGKHLAFVLNCVSKTSYMTSNALALVNKLATTGPGSLAYGLKHRRS, from the exons ATGATGTTGGCGCATTTTAAACCCTTTTCGCCATCGAAGCAACTAGCGTggatactcatactttcgtgcTGTTTGGCATCCCAAAATGGAAATGGGGATAAGTACACCATCGATGCATGTAGCGTCACACCATATCGCGATCTTTGCGTCCGTTCCCTCGCATCCTTTTCGAACGAAGCGAAACAGGACCCTAGCAAATGGGCTCGTGCGGGCGTGTCCGTAACCATTGGAGAAGCCAAGAAAGTTGCCAGGTCCTTGGCAAATCTGAAGCAAAATGGGAGTCGTGGATTTGTGGCAAGAGCAAGAGACAGGATGGCCATTGCGGACTGCGTCGAATGCTTTCAAGACGCGCTGGATAACCTTCACGAGTCGCTCGACGTGCTGAGAAACCTCAGTGTGGTGCAGTTCGGTTCTCAGATGGAGGATGTGATTACTTGGATCAGTGCTGCTCTTACTGATGAAGATACTTGTTTGGATGGATTCGATCAAGAAAAGGGGAAGCACCTTGCTTTCGTGCTAAACTGCGTGTCGAAAACGAGTTACATGACTAGTAATGCTCTAGCTCTTGTTAACAAACTGGCGACCACGGGTCCGGGAAGCTTAGCTTATGGTTTGAAACACAGGAGAAG TTGA
- the LOC140892581 gene encoding pectinesterase inhibitor 6-like isoform X1 codes for MMLAHFKPFSPSKQLAWILILSCCLASQNGNGDKYTIDACSVTPYRDLCVRSLASFSNEAKQDPSKWARAGVSVTIGEAKKVARSLANLKQNGSRGFVARARDRMAIADCVECFQDALDNLHESLDVLRNLSVVQFGSQMEDVITWISAALTDEDTCLDGFDQEKGKHLAFVLNCVSKTSYMTSNALALVNKLATTGPGSLAYGLKHRRSACS; via the exons ATGATGTTGGCGCATTTTAAACCCTTTTCGCCATCGAAGCAACTAGCGTggatactcatactttcgtgcTGTTTGGCATCCCAAAATGGAAATGGGGATAAGTACACCATCGATGCATGTAGCGTCACACCATATCGCGATCTTTGCGTCCGTTCCCTCGCATCCTTTTCGAACGAAGCGAAACAGGACCCTAGCAAATGGGCTCGTGCGGGCGTGTCCGTAACCATTGGAGAAGCCAAGAAAGTTGCCAGGTCCTTGGCAAATCTGAAGCAAAATGGGAGTCGTGGATTTGTGGCAAGAGCAAGAGACAGGATGGCCATTGCGGACTGCGTCGAATGCTTTCAAGACGCGCTGGATAACCTTCACGAGTCGCTCGACGTGCTGAGAAACCTCAGTGTGGTGCAGTTCGGTTCTCAGATGGAGGATGTGATTACTTGGATCAGTGCTGCTCTTACTGATGAAGATACTTGTTTGGATGGATTCGATCAAGAAAAGGGGAAGCACCTTGCTTTCGTGCTAAACTGCGTGTCGAAAACGAGTTACATGACTAGTAATGCTCTAGCTCTTGTTAACAAACTGGCGACCACGGGTCCGGGAAGCTTAGCTTATGGTTTGAAACACAGGAGAAG TGCATGCAGTTGA